acagaatctgaagcaggctccaggccctgagttgtcagcacagagcccgatgtggggctcaaacccatgaacctcaagattatGATCTAAGCCAaattcggacgctcaactgacatgtcacccaggtgccccaaacatttttatttttaaacaatttaccAAATTGCTCCTCAGAACACTTTTTACCATTACACTCAACAAAGGCAAGGAAGAGTGCGTGTGACCCCAAGCCCTCACAAAATTATTGCACATTTTCATGTGGTCAAATCTATCAATGTTTTCCttaattgtttttgtctttgttattatattttttattttttaagtttatttatttattttgagggggaatgggcagagagagagggagagagagaatcccaagcaggctcctcactgtcagcccgacatggggctagatcccagaagccatgagatcatgacctgagccaaaatcaagaatcagacgcttaactaactgagccacccagacgccactgttattatatttttaaaggcctTACACACAAAAAGCTTAAATGGAAATAGAGGTTATTTACTCAGAGATTGTTATAACAAGGGAGTCAGCCAGCATTACTTGTGTTTGGCAGAAACTAAAAGTCTCTAAGGAGTGGAAAAGCATTAGAGTGAACAAAAGGGAAGACTTTAGGTATTCTCTGATTGGAGATTGTTGGCATGGGGAAGCTGGAAGAAGGCTAACGAAAAGCAGGGCATCTTATTTGATTGGTTTGGGTAGCATATTTGAATGGGGGGGGCAAAAAATAAGGAGGCTGGCAGTCATTGATCAAATCCTGAAGATTGCTTTGGAAGTTGTGGTTTGGCTTCCTGGGCTGCTTGCTGCAAGGTTGTGGGTCCCAGTTCTATTGTCACGTATGGTCAGGTCATTGTCCGTTGAATATTCAGTTTCtcacttataaaaaaataattgttcttttattctgtttctaagatagttttatttttagatttaaataattaattagaaaatttatgttttcactcatcatcagggaaatacaaatcaaaaccacaatgagatactacctcacaccagttagaatggctaaaattaacaactcaggcaacaacagatgttggctagaatgtggagaaagaggaacccttttgcattactggtgggaatgcaaactggtgcagccactttggttAACAGTAttgaggtttctcaaaaaaattaaaaataaaactaccctacaacccatcaattgcaccactaggtatttacccaaagaatagagGAGTGCTATCTTgaatgggcacatgcaccccaatgtttacagccatgctatcaacaatagccaaagtatagaaagagtccaaatgtccatcgattgatgaatggatacataagTGGcacgatggaatactattcagtgatcaaaaagaatgaaatcttgcatttgcaacaaggtggatagaactagagtgtattatgctaagtgaaattagtcagagaaaggcaaatatcatatgacttcactcatatatggaatttaagatacaaaacagatgaacataagggaagggaagcaaaaataatataaaaacatggaggggggaaaaaccataagagactcttaaatacagagaaaaaactgagaatttctggaggggttttgggtagGGAGGTGGGCTAATTGGGCAAGGGGctttaaggaggacacttgggatgagcactgggtgttatatgtagatTATGAaccactggattctattcctaaaatcattattgcactatatgttaactaacttggatgtaaattttttaaaagaataaattaaccaaaaaaaaaggttaaaaatagatacaaatgtcaataaaataaaataaaataaaataaaataaaataaaatggaaggcaGCTACAGTAGTCTCCCTTATCTGAAGCGGATtacgttccaagacccccagtggatgcctgacaCCACAAATAGTATGGAATCCTATATATATTCTATGTtctttcctatacatacatacctatggtAAAGTTCAATTTCTAAATTAAGCAgtgtaagagattaacaacattaactaataataaaatagaacaattataacaatgtaCTGTCATAAAGTTACTGTGAATGTaatgtggtctctcaaaatatctgACTGTATTCACCTTTTTTGTgagatactaaaaagaaaaaaaaacatatgtttGCGCGCACGTTAGGAAAAGGGACAATTTCATTTTGAGGGGAATATTTTTCGTAACTTTTCCTAAAGTGCAGTATTCTATGGAAGACATTAAAGTTCACATTGATAGGATTTCATTGGTTGGCTCTACATTCTATCAATGGAAATTAAGAGCAACATGATCAAGACTCCTTCCCCGAACTGCccaatccattttttaaaagcctctgtGGTTTTTATTAAAACTACTCCTTCGACCGCCTCTAGGAGTTAAAAAGGACAAAAGCCTTCCCCCGCCCGACGCAGAGAGATGAGAGGGCACGCTGTCCAGAGAGGTGGTGTGGTGACTGGCAGACGCGGATGGTGGGCGGGGGCGAGCTTGGGTGACGTGATGCTCACATGACCGCCCCGGCGCAGATGTGGGCACCAGAACTGGAGCCCGCCCTCTTCCCCTGCGGTCGGGTCCGGAGCGATCTGTGAGCTCCTAATTGTTGCTGCAGGTTCTTTCAGGTCAGTGTGAGGCCCTTCGTCGCTGCCTGCGGAACTCTGGAAtgagccggggggcgggggggcgaggCAGGAACACCCAGAGGAAAAAGAGTGGGGATGGGGTCCAGGTCGAGGGAAGCTGGCCGGAGAGTGTAGTTAGAGATGGCGGTGGGAAAATGGCCAAGGGGGAGCTAACGGCCAATTGGCAGAGGGTGGGGACAGCGGACACACCTAGTACCCGTGTCCCGTTTCTCTGCACCTCCTTCTCGTTGCCCTCCGTCCATTTTGGAATCGGAGCTGGTGAGCtgggcccccacccccgcagTGAGACAGTGGAAATAAACCCCTTCTACCAGTCCATGTGTAGAGAAAAAAAGTTAACCTCGAGGGTGGGGAGGCGAATTGTCTCCCCGCAACAAGGACACAGAGATCCAAAATTAGTTTGGAAAACGTCCTGGTCTGGTGCCCAAGGCGTGAAAAGAAATGGCGGCTGGagtacgggggtgggggggggcggagaaggCGGGGGAGGGAAACGTCGGATGAGGAGGGCCAGGATTCAGGAAAGGGACTCGAGTCCCTAAGCATCCACCAAACGCACAGGCCCTGTCTCCTGTCTGTCTGCAGGTCTGCGTGTCTTTTCTCAGCACTTTGCAAGGctagaaaaggaggaggaatctGTTCAGAATCCCTGCAGGTCAGTAAAGGAAGGGGGTCTGTGGATAGGGACCTAGAGGGGTGGGTAGTATGGAGGGTACAGCACCAGCAGAATATGGGGCGCCACTTCCCACCTCCTAACACATTTATACACACTCTGCAGTGCTGAGCAAACATAGAGAAAATGGCAGGGCCTGCCAGAGAAATAGTCTGGCTCACGTGtgtgaggggagagggtgggcagAAAGCACACTTAGGGGCCGGGCCAGGTCAGGGAACCCTGACAAGGGGAGCGTGCCAGTAGTATTCTGATGTGCATTCCACCCCCAAGCCCTCAGTCTCCCTTGTCTCCTCtttgtctcctcttcctccccaccccaggacaggaaaaggaggggaaatcTCAACATGGAAAAACTCTgcaatgaaaatgaaggaatgtCTGAGAACCAAGGAGAGATGGAATGTAAAGAACAGCCACAGGATGTGGGAAAGCCAGAAGTAGCTTGTACTTTGGAAGACAAGGAAAAGTTAGAAAacgagagaaagacagaagatgAGGAAATACTAAAGGATAAGGAAAAGCCAGAGAGTATGACAAAGCTAACAGATGGAAAGCCAGAGAGTGAGGGACAGCCAGTGAGCGAGGGaaagccaaaagaagaaaaatcagagagtgaggaaaagccaaaagaagaaaaaccaaccaGTGAACCAAGGGCTGCAGGAAAGCGCCCAGCTGGGGACGATGTACCCAGGAAGgccaaaagaaaaaccaacaaggGGCTGGCTCAGTGCCTCAAGGAATATAAGGAGGCCATACATGATATGCATTTGAGCAATGAGGAGATGATTAGAGAATTTGATGAGATGGCCAGGGTGGAGGATGAGGTGAAGAAAACCAGGCAGAAGTTGGGGGGGTTTATGTGGATGCAAAAAAGCTTACAGGATCCCTTCCACCCGAGGGGCCCAAGGGAACTCAGGGGTGGCTGCAGGGCCCCACAAAGGGGCTTTGAAGACATTCCTTTTGTGTAGTGCCCCTGGCAGGCATTTGTCAGCCCATGTGCTTTAACCTTACGCTAATACTTGCTTTAGCGATCACTATTAGTCCTCGATGTTTCAGTAGTAGATTTTTGTCCATTgcatggaaaaatgtttatggaacattgtaaaattaaaaagaaaaagtttgatgAACCATATATATGCCATCAGTCCATTTTTGTAAAACTACAAAGGTATTTACCTAGTGATCTGTGTACAGAGAAAGCTCTGAAAGCTGTGTCCTGGTTATCTGTgggtgattttatttgttttttttttatcctttgtatattttctcctaaaaaacACAGGTTACTTTCAtcatgaaaacaatgaaatataaaaagtaggaaaacaaTGTATACCCAGCAACCAAAATCACTGTTGAGTTAACTTATGAATGCAGTGGAGACACCTAAAATTCATGGTCAGGatgtaaaatgttttgtaaaactCCTATTAAATTTGGCACTGGAAGTTGGAATACTCAACCTGGCTGTTAACTACAGATCCATTGCTGTAAAAGACAGTCTTGTCATCTGTCAAGTGGGGTAAAACTTGCCTTCTAAGGCTGTGTAGAAGATCAGATGAAGTAATGAGTGTGTGAGCTGTGTGGGGCTGACTCCTACCGTTTGCCCTGCAGTAGCAGAACGAAAACTGTGTCAGATGTTTGGGAAAGGGATGAGGGAGGTCTCACTTGCGTCCAGGAATAAGTTCAGACAGGTAAAAGGTGGGGGCCACTCTCCTCTGGGTAATGTCATGTATCTTGGGCACTGTGCCCCTTCTGAGGGGCTCTGTACCCTTCTGAAGCCCCCATTGCTACTGGTGGGCTGGAGACCATGATGAACTAAGGCAACACTGTCTCAACAGAAAGGTGGAAAATTCTTCTCTACCTACAATAGTTATCCTAATTCAGGTGGGTAGTATCCAATTCTTACTTGGGCCttgatattttataaagatttttataaaacattcctTTACAGAACTTTTgttggtttgtgtgtgtttttgcatACAGCCATCTCCATTGGATTTAGATACTGTAGATTGAGCCAGAAAAATCTGAGCACCTAGATGCTGTGCTGTCCTCACCTATTAATCTCTTGTCTGCTGACACTTTTTTCTTAGGAGGAATTGTCTCTCAGGGAATTCCTGTTAAGCCCTGAACATATCCATCTAACTATGTGATTTACCCCCTTGGTTCTTCATTAGccttttatttgtctttagtgttttttaaataaattttaatctttaGGACAATTGTAGATTTACAGAATTATTGCAAAGATAGTATGGAGTTTCTGTATACCCCATACCCACTATCCTCGATTAACATCTTACCTTAGTATGGTGCATTTGTCACAataaaccaatattgatacattatttacCAAAGTACATACTTTATTCAAATTCCCTCAGTTTTCCCCTAATGTCCTtgttctgttccaggatcctatCCAGGTTACCACTTACATTTAGACATGTCTCCATACGTTCCttttggctgtgacagtttctccgACTTTCCCTGTTTTTGATGCCCTTGACACTTTTGAgaagtactggtcaggtattttgtataATGTCCCATAATTTAAGTaagtttgatttgtttttcttgttacaCATGGATTAAGTGCTTTTGGGAAGAGGACCACAGAGGTAAGTGCCATAGTCACCACATCATATAAAGGGTACATGATATTAGGGTGCCTTGCTGGCTGAGTTGGTAGCACatgagattcttgatcttggggtcatgagttcaagcctcacattgggcatagagtttacttttaaaaaaaggtccaagggtgcctggttggctcagttaagtgtctggttcttgattttggctcagttcattatcTCACAATTGttagattgagccccgtgtcaggctctgtgctgagcgtggagcctgcttaagattttctttcttttctttgcccctcccacactctcataaataaataaataaataaataaataaataaataaaatataattggatTAATATCAACCATGTttataacttttgtttatttctgaggtttctttttctgccttctctagtTTGAGTATTTTACATAATTCCATTTGTCTTCTCTCTTAGTgtatcaattatatttatttaaaaaatgtttttagtgatTTCCCTCAagtttacaaaatacatttttaactagGATCACTTTCAAAGAACATTCTTCTGCCTCATTTATATGTTGTATAGGCACCTTATTACAGGGTGTTcatcattcatttcacttatccatATGGTATAATCACTCAatatattgttaatattattactttagacatttatcttttaaattatttaagaattaaaaaaaactatttcattttACTATCATTTGTTCCACTTCAACTGCTTTTTAGGAAGAGTTGAGTTGCTGACCTATATCAATTTTCTTCTGCCTGGAGAaagtcttttaacatttctttaaggGAAGGTTTGCTAATCAtcagtttttgtttgagaaagtctttatttctccttcacttttgaaggataattttgttgGACATAGAATTTTAGTTTGGTgggttttttctttcaacactttaaatatttcaacagTTACAGAGATAGGAGTGTTAATGCTAAAATGGAAGATTTATTTCTCCTTGTAGTTCTgtaaaattttgatttatttattttcaggtcaATTTAATAAgtatacaagttttattttttattttattatttcttttcaggagtagaagttagtgattcatcacttacatataacacccagtgcccatcacccatttagcccatcccctgcccacctcccctccagcaaacctcagtttgttctctctagtgaagagtctcttatggtttgcctccctcttttttccccttcccctatgttcatctgttccatttcttaaattccacatatgagttaatcatacagtatttctctttctctgactgacttactttgcttagcataatatactctagctccatccacatcattgcaaatggcaagatttcattctttttgatggctgggtaatattccattgtgtgtgtgtgtgtgtgtgtgtgtgtgtgtgtgtgtgtgtgtgtttaccatatcttctttatccattcatcagtcagtgtaCGTTTGGGCTTTTTCCTTAAGTttcagctattgttgataatgctgctataaacatcgggatgtgtgtatgtatccctttaaatctgtatttttgtatcctttgggtaactaCCTACTGGGGCAatcgctgggtcataggtagttctatttttaaccttttgaggaacctccatactgttttccagagtggctacaccagtttgcattcccaagtgca
This region of Acinonyx jubatus isolate Ajub_Pintada_27869175 chromosome X, VMU_Ajub_asm_v1.0, whole genome shotgun sequence genomic DNA includes:
- the TCEAL4 gene encoding transcription elongation factor A protein-like 4, whose protein sequence is MEKLCNENEGMSENQGEMECKEQPQDVGKPEVACTLEDKEKLENERKTEDEEILKDKEKPESMTKLTDGKPESEGQPVSEGKPKEEKSESEEKPKEEKPTSEPRAAGKRPAGDDVPRKAKRKTNKGLAQCLKEYKEAIHDMHLSNEEMIREFDEMARVEDEVKKTRQKLGGFMWMQKSLQDPFHPRGPRELRGGCRAPQRGFEDIPFV